The following proteins are encoded in a genomic region of Saccharopolyspora antimicrobica:
- a CDS encoding SDR family NAD(P)-dependent oxidoreductase: MVARFDGKIVLVTGGAGGIARVTAAAFAREGALVVVSGRNADALTEVVREITDAGGRADHVVADVSDPESAARMVATVVERHGGLHVACNAAGILGEAAPLADVAVETWSQVLAVNLTGVFLSMKHEIAHMREHGGGAVVNIGSNIGTQQRLPGVGAYAASKAGVSVLSRAAAREHIADGVRINVVSPGGTDTSMSYLPGEDRAARDARFAASVPSGRVSTPAEVAAAVLWLASDDSAHVIGHELVIDGGATA; encoded by the coding sequence ATGGTCGCCCGGTTCGACGGCAAGATCGTGTTGGTCACCGGAGGAGCGGGCGGCATCGCTCGCGTCACCGCCGCGGCGTTCGCCCGGGAAGGGGCGCTGGTGGTGGTCAGCGGGCGCAACGCCGACGCGCTGACCGAGGTGGTGCGGGAGATCACCGACGCCGGTGGCCGGGCCGACCACGTGGTGGCCGACGTGTCCGATCCGGAGTCGGCGGCGCGGATGGTCGCCACGGTGGTCGAGCGCCACGGTGGCCTGCACGTGGCGTGCAACGCCGCCGGGATCCTCGGTGAGGCAGCCCCGTTGGCCGACGTGGCGGTCGAAACCTGGTCGCAGGTGCTGGCGGTGAACCTGACCGGGGTGTTCCTGTCGATGAAGCACGAGATCGCGCACATGCGCGAGCACGGCGGCGGTGCCGTGGTCAACATCGGCTCCAACATCGGAACGCAGCAGCGGCTGCCGGGGGTCGGCGCGTACGCGGCGAGCAAGGCCGGGGTCAGCGTGTTGAGCCGCGCTGCGGCGCGCGAGCACATCGCCGACGGGGTGCGCATCAACGTCGTCAGCCCAGGGGGCACCGACACCTCGATGTCCTACCTCCCGGGGGAGGACCGCGCGGCGCGCGATGCGCGGTTCGCGGCGTCGGTGCCGTCCGGCCGCGTCAGCACGCCGGCCGAGGTCGCCGCCGCCGTGCTGTGGCTGGCGTCCGACGACTCGGCCCACGTCATCGGGCACGAGCTGGTGATCGACGGCGGGGCCACCGCCTGA
- a CDS encoding TetR/AcrR family transcriptional regulator, producing the protein MARTKEFDPEVALQRALELFWERGYEATSTAELVAHLGVARASIYATFGDKRRLYLKALERYLRITDESVVEVLSAGTALAGVHRLIDRYAEKAAADAERVGCMVVNAAVESSSRDAEVHRLVESSWSFLEASLTSALARARAEGDLPADREPRALARMLLVFFQGIQVMGRAPADADRIRDAAAQMRVLLG; encoded by the coding sequence ATGGCCAGGACCAAGGAGTTCGATCCGGAGGTGGCGCTGCAGCGCGCTCTGGAGCTGTTCTGGGAACGCGGCTACGAGGCCACCTCGACCGCGGAGCTGGTGGCGCACCTGGGTGTCGCGCGGGCCAGCATCTACGCCACCTTCGGCGACAAGCGCCGGCTCTACCTCAAGGCGCTGGAGCGCTACCTGCGGATCACCGACGAATCCGTCGTCGAAGTGCTCTCCGCGGGGACTGCGCTGGCCGGTGTGCACCGGCTCATCGACCGGTACGCGGAGAAGGCCGCCGCGGACGCCGAGCGGGTCGGCTGCATGGTCGTGAACGCGGCGGTGGAGTCGTCGTCCCGGGACGCGGAGGTGCACCGGCTGGTGGAGTCGAGCTGGTCGTTCCTGGAGGCGTCGCTGACCTCGGCGCTGGCGCGCGCTCGCGCCGAAGGTGATCTCCCGGCGGACCGGGAGCCCCGCGCTCTCGCCCGGATGCTGCTGGTGTTCTTCCAGGGCATCCAGGTGATGGGGCGGGCGCCCGCGGACGCCGACCGCATCCGCGACGCCGCGGCGCAGATGCGCGTCCTGCTGGGCTGA
- a CDS encoding type 1 glutamine amidotransferase domain-containing protein: MTGELNGRRVAILAADGVEQAELEQPRAALEDAGARVELLSTHDGEIQAMNHDIEKGDRFTVDRKVAGTTVDDYDALVLPGGTINPDQLRRDAEAVAFVRDFVDSGKPVGAICHGPWTLVEADVVRGRRLTSFTSIRTDIRNAGGDVLDEEVVVDRNLVTSRQPGDLPAFNAKLVESIAHT, encoded by the coding sequence ATGACCGGAGAGCTCAACGGGCGCCGAGTGGCCATCCTCGCCGCCGACGGGGTCGAACAGGCCGAGCTGGAGCAGCCGCGCGCCGCGCTGGAAGACGCCGGAGCGCGCGTGGAACTGCTCTCCACGCACGACGGCGAGATCCAGGCCATGAACCACGACATCGAGAAGGGCGACCGGTTCACCGTCGACCGCAAGGTCGCGGGCACCACCGTCGACGACTACGACGCGCTGGTGCTGCCGGGCGGCACGATCAACCCGGACCAGCTGCGCCGCGATGCGGAGGCGGTGGCGTTCGTGCGGGACTTCGTCGACTCGGGCAAACCGGTCGGCGCGATCTGCCACGGCCCGTGGACGCTGGTGGAGGCCGACGTGGTGCGCGGCCGCCGGCTGACCTCGTTCACCAGCATCCGCACGGACATCCGCAACGCGGGCGGCGACGTGCTCGACGAGGAGGTGGTCGTCGACCGGAACCTGGTGACCAGCAGGCAACCGGGGGACCTGCCCGCGTTCAACGCGAAGCTGGTGGAGTCGATCGCGCACACCTGA
- a CDS encoding bile acid:sodium symporter, with translation MVLGGLLGWAAPGAGSGLEPVINPVLGALLYVTFLQVPAADLVRSLRAGRFLTAVLVVNFVVVPLVVAALFAFLPGDRAVQLGVLLVLLTPCVDYVIVFSGLAGGSGQRLLAATPLLLIAQMLLLPVFLLVFLGPGLVDVVAVGPFLEAFLVLIVIPLALAWATQAWAARRPAGQKVASIAGAAMVPLMALTLMTVVASQVPALDGRFGDVLRVVPHYVAFLVVMPFAGMAVARLLRLDTSDGRAVVFTGATRNSLVVLPLALALPDHLAVAAVVVVTQTLVEVIGMVIYVRAVPRLLPAR, from the coding sequence ATGGTGCTCGGCGGCCTGCTCGGCTGGGCGGCACCCGGTGCGGGCAGCGGGCTCGAACCGGTGATCAACCCCGTCCTCGGTGCCCTGCTGTACGTGACTTTCCTGCAGGTCCCGGCGGCGGATCTGGTGCGATCGCTGCGCGCCGGGCGATTCCTCACCGCGGTGCTGGTGGTGAACTTCGTCGTGGTGCCCTTGGTCGTCGCGGCGCTGTTCGCCTTCCTGCCCGGTGACCGGGCCGTGCAGCTGGGCGTGCTGCTGGTGCTGCTCACCCCGTGCGTGGACTACGTGATCGTCTTCTCCGGGCTGGCCGGTGGCAGCGGTCAGCGGCTGCTGGCCGCCACTCCCCTGCTGCTGATCGCCCAGATGCTCCTGCTGCCGGTGTTCCTGCTGGTGTTCCTGGGGCCGGGACTGGTGGACGTGGTGGCGGTCGGGCCGTTCCTCGAAGCGTTCCTGGTGCTGATCGTCATCCCGCTCGCACTGGCCTGGGCCACGCAGGCGTGGGCGGCGCGGCGCCCGGCCGGGCAGAAGGTCGCAAGCATCGCGGGCGCGGCGATGGTGCCGCTGATGGCGTTGACGCTGATGACCGTGGTCGCCTCGCAGGTACCGGCGCTCGACGGCCGGTTCGGGGACGTGCTGCGGGTCGTGCCGCACTACGTCGCGTTCCTGGTGGTGATGCCCTTCGCCGGGATGGCGGTGGCCCGGCTGCTGCGACTGGACACTTCGGACGGCCGCGCGGTCGTGTTCACCGGGGCGACGCGGAATTCGCTGGTCGTGCTGCCGCTGGCGCTGGCCCTGCCGGATCACCTGGCCGTCGCCGCCGTCGTCGTGGTCACCCAGACGCTGGTCGAGGTGATCGGCATGGTGATCTACGTGCGAGCGGTTCCGCGTCTGCTGCCCGCACGCTGA
- a CDS encoding phosphatase PAP2 family protein, giving the protein MFEHRSAAMVQAGRTAAEAGTPDAGGVPDFSAELYRDVVDFASSTPGWVQSFAAFFTEAALVLLFGFLLLACWRARRMPARSLAIALLSVLGVGVAYSLSELIKLLIEQDRPCRAMRVTTIAECPPLGDWSFPSNHSVIAGATAFGVFAAWRKLGVTALILGAATAFSRVFLGVHYPHDVLVGFLFGVVMTALLVRLLSQTATQLVLKLPSHRPHDIDEQPTVQLPRI; this is encoded by the coding sequence GTGTTCGAACACCGATCGGCAGCAATGGTGCAGGCCGGGCGGACAGCGGCGGAAGCAGGCACTCCGGATGCCGGAGGCGTACCCGACTTCAGCGCGGAGCTCTACCGCGACGTCGTGGACTTCGCGAGCAGCACTCCGGGATGGGTGCAGTCATTCGCCGCTTTCTTCACCGAGGCAGCACTGGTGCTGCTCTTCGGCTTCTTGCTGCTCGCCTGCTGGCGGGCACGGCGGATGCCCGCGCGATCGCTGGCGATCGCGCTGCTGAGCGTGCTGGGCGTGGGGGTCGCCTACTCGTTGAGCGAACTGATCAAGTTACTCATCGAGCAGGACCGGCCCTGCCGGGCGATGCGGGTGACGACCATCGCCGAGTGCCCGCCGCTGGGTGACTGGTCCTTCCCCAGCAACCACTCGGTGATCGCCGGGGCGACCGCGTTCGGCGTGTTCGCCGCGTGGCGGAAGCTCGGCGTCACGGCGCTGATCCTCGGTGCGGCCACGGCGTTCTCCCGGGTCTTCCTCGGAGTCCACTACCCGCACGACGTGCTGGTCGGCTTCCTCTTCGGCGTGGTCATGACGGCATTGCTGGTGCGCCTGCTCTCGCAGACGGCGACCCAGCTGGTCCTCAAGCTGCCCTCGCACCGGCCACACGACATCGACGAGCAGCCGACGGTGCAGCTCCCGCGCATCTGA
- a CDS encoding MIP/aquaporin family protein, whose amino-acid sequence MAEQTKSRHGYREGLGGEMLAEFLGTFVLILLGCASVAVAVAGLPGSGRQTDAFGAANWLIVAFGWGFAVVFGVYVAGGVSGAHINPAVTLAFAVRRAFPWRKVVPYVVAQVIGAFLAAALVFATYSWAINAFNAEAGLPRDQSLDTFAIFATFPAEYFGGSWWGPLLDQVVGTAVLVLLIFALIDARNTAPAANLGPFLIGMVVTVIGLTFGPNAGYAINPARDFGPRLWTYLSGWGDIALPGSYQWFSWYFWIPIVGPLVGGVIGAVVYDLFIGHVVAARTAPEPGRTTDRPPAE is encoded by the coding sequence ATGGCTGAGCAGACCAAAAGCCGTCACGGCTATCGAGAAGGACTCGGCGGCGAGATGCTCGCCGAGTTCCTGGGCACCTTCGTGCTGATCCTGCTGGGCTGCGCCTCGGTGGCGGTCGCGGTGGCCGGGCTGCCCGGTTCCGGACGCCAGACCGACGCGTTCGGCGCCGCCAACTGGCTGATCGTCGCCTTCGGCTGGGGCTTCGCGGTGGTGTTCGGCGTCTACGTCGCGGGCGGGGTGAGCGGCGCGCACATCAACCCGGCGGTGACGCTGGCCTTCGCGGTGCGGCGGGCCTTCCCGTGGCGGAAGGTCGTGCCCTACGTCGTCGCGCAGGTGATCGGCGCGTTCCTCGCGGCGGCCCTGGTGTTCGCCACCTACAGCTGGGCGATCAACGCGTTCAACGCCGAGGCCGGGCTGCCCAGGGACCAGTCGCTGGACACCTTCGCGATCTTCGCCACGTTCCCCGCCGAGTACTTCGGCGGATCGTGGTGGGGCCCGCTGCTCGACCAGGTCGTGGGCACCGCGGTGCTGGTGCTGCTCATCTTCGCGCTCATCGACGCGCGCAACACCGCACCGGCGGCCAACCTGGGCCCGTTCCTGATCGGCATGGTGGTCACCGTCATCGGCCTGACCTTCGGGCCCAACGCCGGCTACGCGATCAACCCGGCCCGCGACTTCGGTCCCCGGCTGTGGACCTACCTCAGCGGCTGGGGCGACATCGCACTGCCCGGCAGCTACCAGTGGTTCAGCTGGTACTTCTGGATCCCCATCGTCGGCCCGCTGGTCGGCGGGGTGATCGGCGCGGTGGTCTACGACCTGTTCATCGGCCACGTGGTCGCGGCCCGGACCGCCCCGGAACCGGGCCGCACGACCGACCGCCCGCCCGCTGAGTGA
- a CDS encoding Hsp20/alpha crystallin family protein: MTSLQPRSGMGLADIFRMFEGEWPFAEHHAMRAETFTEGDEFVIRCELPGMNPDEDIHINVEGNQLKINAERRHEERADRHSEFYYGNYSRTMLLPMSCNTDEIKAEYEAGILTIRMPRRETQISKEIPVARKGK; the protein is encoded by the coding sequence ATGACCAGCTTGCAGCCCAGGTCGGGCATGGGGTTGGCAGACATCTTCCGGATGTTCGAGGGCGAATGGCCCTTCGCCGAGCACCACGCGATGCGCGCGGAGACGTTCACCGAGGGCGACGAGTTCGTGATCCGCTGCGAACTGCCCGGGATGAACCCCGACGAGGACATCCACATCAACGTCGAGGGCAACCAGCTGAAGATCAACGCCGAGCGCAGGCACGAGGAGCGCGCCGACCGGCACAGCGAGTTCTACTACGGCAACTACAGCCGCACGATGCTGCTCCCGATGAGCTGCAACACCGACGAGATCAAGGCCGAGTACGAAGCGGGCATCCTCACCATCCGCATGCCCCGCCGGGAAACCCAGATCAGCAAGGAGATCCCGGTGGCCCGTAAGGGCAAGTGA